Sequence from the Periplaneta americana isolate PAMFEO1 chromosome 5, P.americana_PAMFEO1_priV1, whole genome shotgun sequence genome:
aatcattcaattaatttattatatactttaatttattcattcattcattcaagatgACGCAGTCTATTCATTCAgtacatttttaaaagtaattgatGTTTTTCATATAACTTGATAATTCACTCAATATTTTCTTCCAAGTGACTAATTCCATTTAGTATAtactataatgtaggcctaatttgctcAATGTGTCTTTCAAGCACTTCACTCAATTTAGCTTGTAAAGTAATTCACTCAATAGTTCTTTCCAATAGTTTACTCAGTTCAATTTGCCATGTAATTCACTCAATTATTCACATTAATTCACTTAATTTAgcctgtaatataggcctaagtcactcaatatttctttaaaatagttCACCCAGTTCAGTCtcgtatttatttaatacatttcacTCAATTCTTTCAAGTAATTCACTTACGTGGTGAGATATACTTTTCCAATCgtataaattaattgtaatttaacatgtTATATCTCAGTAGCTTTCCgtatagtgaaataaaatttgacaTACTTGCAATACATTCCTTCtgctttattttttcatttgcaacatttgaaaattatttcttctaattaAAAGTAATCAGTTTCTATAAATTAGGATGAAAACTTTGTACTCATTATGCATTTCCCtgatattttaaaaaaaaattgaagaaaatagtCATTACTTTTGAAATATGAATTAACTAcaggaacaaaatatatttaaatattttacttaacttatctttcaaaaatatttttcttaaatatttaaatgcatatttatttcaaaattttcattattagcattatttttaaaaagtaaattaCAAATGTTACAGCAAAGATTTTAGTATTTGTTTTTTAAGGTGTGGaaaacacataggcctaagcATTAAAACAGTCTAGTAATTTTTTGAATCCAggtaaaacaaatgaaaagaataaatttaaaGGGACAGGTGAAGTAACATGCGTGCATTTCAATGGGCATATCTCGAACattattagaaataataaattaagaaattatttcatCATGAGAACGAAAGAAGTGTATTctacaaagaaaaaaattgaaaaatgttattttctttaatcATAAAGATGTACCCTCAGCCTTAATTTAGTCTGTCATGTATTTCACTTAATTCTTCTTTCAAGTAATTCACGTAATGTAGTCTGCCATCTAATTCACTTAGTTTACTTTGTAATGTAATTCACTCAATTATAATTCTTTCAATTCAATCTGTCGTGTAGTTTGctcaattcattaattcatttattgcttTCAAGTAAGTAATTTCTTCAATTCACTGACTTGATTCACTCTGCTAATTCactcattaaattattttgtaattaattaattcgtgcatttaaattaattaattcagttcaTTCATGCAATTCACTTCTTCAATTCGTTAATTAAATTCTTTTATTCTcccaattaattattttaattaattcgttAAGCTGTGGTGTTGCTGGTTGCTTATTCAGTGGACCCTGGCTCGAATCTCGGTAGAGAAAAGAGATTTACGTGCTAGATGTGCGTCCCAGATCTCATTTGTCGTTTTTTTCTGTAAGTAGTGGTCTTACACCATGCTCACCACACCAACAGGGATTCCCCGGCTTGGGGATTACCTCATAAATGATGAAATAGATCTAAGGTATCGTCGGGCTCGGTATCGTGctgggtatagcgctggccttctatgctcgaagttgcaggttcgatcccggtccaggtcgatggcatttaagtgtgtttaaatgcgataggctcatgtcagtagatttactggcctgtaaaagagctcctgcgggacaaaattccggtacatcggcgacgctgatattacctctgcagttgcgagcgtcgttaaataaaccataatttaaacattttctgaGGTAACAATCTTTGAAAGTACcgtaagtgatttttttttaatttcgtttaatTATCACCATGCCCCATAACGTATAGTCATATTACAcggtttattgaaacttgtttatgACTTATGTGTTCATTGGTGTCCCATTGTCTTTTGCTTCACTGTTTCatgattttgttgatattcattttgttattatattattttatgttattcactgttgaatGTTCACTATCACTATCTTTGAGTTAATGGTACTAGTTCTATTTACgctatttacatatatacacttttgGTAATTGTATTTTCACTGTCAGCAGCTTTCAGTTAATGAAACTaattctatttacactatttacatatatacacttttagtaaATATAACTATAGTGATTATAATATTTTGCTTATTGAGTGTGTATACGCATGTTACAAAACTgagacatatatttacaattgttcaaAGTTTATAGCGTTAATATAGTGCACAAATGACCTCAAATGCTCTTTTATGATGTCCCTATAATTTATTGGCCAATTTCTTCCACTCCTTGTTGCTTCCTTGAAGACACTGCGCTGTTGGTTCAAGATTTGGCAAGCCCACAGAAGATGATCGACTGTTTGGTCAGCTTCTCCGCAAGGACATCCTGGGCTTTCCGAAATTCTGAATCTGTAGTAATAAGATCTGAGTTTCCCGTGACCAGTTAGTATTGGTGTAAGGTTTGGTGTAGCTGGTATGTTGATTTCCATCCTATCTGTCACTGAAGGAAAAAATCTCTTCGTTAGTGCTCCTTTTGTTGTGTTTGATCACATCCGTTGCCATTTTTCAGTGCTTTTCTTTCTCTCGACGTCTATTATTGTACTCTTAGGTATCTTATTGTAGATTACTGGTATGTGATCTTCTTCTGTTGCTTGCTTAGCTAATTTatcagctatttcatttccatggaTGCCAACATGTGCTTTTATTCATTTAAAGTGAATCTTCCAATGCTGACTAAAGAGGATTTTAAGGTTTTGCCTAATTTGCTCTATTATGTATCTATGTTTGTCGTTCTTCAGTAAATCTATTGtgactttgctgtctgtgtaaaTCGCCACTGTTCGTTCCATATTTGGTATaccgtaagtattattattattattattattattaatattattattattattattattattattattattattattagcctagtTATAAAATTCAGTGAATCAATATAGCCTACTATTCGTTCCTACGTTTATTGAACtaatttaacttttaattaatcaattaattagatGAGATTAttcaaaatgcagtacatattatcTGTGTTTCAGGAATGCCTCGACTCGTATTGAGTTCAACTCTATTCTTCGTATCGCTTCATATCGCTACAAGCGCCCGCATCTTGGGTCTCTTCCCGTATGGATCTAAGAGTCACTTCATTGTAGCCGGCGCTCTTTTGAAAGGTCTGGCGTCGAGAGGTCACGAAGTGTATGTACTAAGTCACTTCCCTCTTAAAAACCCTGTAGCAAACTACACTGACATTAGCCTAGTGGGTTCCACGCCAACAACTGTCAACAGCCTGCCAGTAGAAGATGTCGCATCAAGTACAGTGAGCGCAAACATGGCAGGAATCATCAAACTGGGGATTGACGCCTGTGAAAATGCTCTGGTCTTTCCAGCAGTTCAGAATCTCTTCAAATCTAACCAGAAATTTGATCTCATTATAACAGAGTTTTTCAACACCGACTGTATACTTGGGTTCGTCCACAAATTTAAAGTGCCGTATATAGCTATAGGCACTTCTGTGATATTGCCATGGACGAACAGCAGATTTGGCAACCCTGACAACCCATCCTACATGCCCACTCAGTTCTCTGACTCCTGCGACAGGATGAGTTTTCCTGAGCGTCTGCTGAATACGTTGCATGAAGAAGTTCTCAAGTGGGTGTATGATTTCTATATCACCAGACCCTCCCAAGTAATGGCGAGAAGGTTCTTCGGAGAATCTCTGCCCCCCTTGGAAGACCTGGCCATGAATGCGAGTCTTCTGCTCCTGAATACCCACTTCTCCATCAGCAAGCCTAGGCCTTTCGTTCCTGCAATCGTGGAAGTGGCAGGAATTCATCTGAGCGAAGCACAGAAGTTGCCCCAGGTCAGTACTTCATAAAAGTCCCTCGCCAAATCTTGCCCGGCCAAAAGCTTCTCATCAGAATCGTTTTAACTTCCAAATCCGGATGCCCAGATAGCTTGAAGGAGAGAGAACTACTcgtagttattacttattattaaggttcggataaagtagcctTATAGGTATATAGATAGGGCTTTGggttgcttcagactaagtaaatacTATTTCTTCCACTAGGTAAAACTCTACCTGCTTGGAACAGCTCTCCCCACCACTAGCTAAAATGGGCGTACTGGAATTGTTTCCCAAACCTGTGAATTGGTTGCAGGTTGATTTCATCTGTGTATTGCAATTGGTTCCCGCACTAGACTAAGCCAGAAAACATTTCTCTTCTTATTTTATACAGGCTTCggactgtcaactactgtctacgatagtaggtaggttaaaaatgttttgtgcttagcagacacgctgcgtcgaataacttcataattttatttaaagttgcAATATCACAAGTCTCGTGGTTATGTTCGACGttccatttcattataatatttgaaTCAGAAAGTTTCACGAAACACTTACGTCCTCTTTTAACACAAGTATATCTTTCCATACCGTgagataatgttttctgaaaaccgaACTTGTGATCATTGATCACTGAGACTTTGTTCTGTTCCTCTTTTCACTGAACATAGTAGTGAAATCCATGCTGTCCTGTACTTCCAttgccactactctgctaatcactgaaacgatcggtatttttattttaacatatatgAAGCCACGAGTCTGATCGATTATATGTGGTGTTATAGGCAATAACAACTACCTCATtcccgttgttgatatttgaacactgtcactactctgctacatgatcgataaAGATCCTCTTTCCACACAGTCTTGGAACCTATTcgagttgttgatatttgaacatggggaacctactcacgttgttgatattttgtttgggagcCAACTGAAGGACAGCGATTCTGTTCCCATCGGCTATACTGTCCATTCAATTACGTTTTAGCCGCTGTCCTTCAGTTGgctcccaaacaaaatatcaacaacgtgagtaggttccccatgttcaaatatcaacaactcgAATAGGTTCCAAGACTTTGTGGAAAGAGGATCTTTATCGATCAtatagcagagtagtgacagtgttcaaatatcaacaacgggaATGAGGTAGTTGTTACTGCCTATAACACCACAGATAATCGATCAGACTCGTGGCCCcatatatgttaaaataaaaatatcgatcgtttcagtgattagcagagtagtggcaaTGGAAGTACAGGACAGCATGGATTTCACTACTATGTTCAGTGAAAAGAGGAACAGAACAAACTCTCAGTGGTCAATGATCACAAGTtcggttttcagaaaacattatctcACGGTATGGAAAGATATACTTGTGTTAAAAGAGGAAGTAAGTGTTCCGTAAAACTTTCTGGttcaaatattataatgaaatggaaCGTCGAACATAACCACGAGACTTGTGATATTgcaactttaaataaaattatgaagttattcgacgcagcgtgtctgccaagcacaaaacatttttaacctacctactatcgtagacagtagttgacagtccGAAGTCTGTATAAAATAAGAAGAGAAATGTTTTCTGGTTTAGTCTAGTGCGGGAACCAATTGCAATACACAgatgaaatcaacctggaaccaattCACAggtttgggaaccaattccagtacgccCAACAGAATATACATCGTCACTACAGTCGGCTGTGGGACACGCGaaaactagttaatgtttgtaaacaaaacgcacggaccaaggatatCTATCCTGATAcaactactttatccgaaccgtaGTTATTATAGccctatatttatttaaactgattAATTTCTTTACATTGTATTTTGTACGTGACCCAGAGCATATTAAATGGGTTCATTCACGTACCTGAATATGAACTATAAACGGTAGTAACAATTGAAACATGAAGCAATTGTTTCGAAACACATGAAAAGTACAATGAGAAAATGCTCGTCACATTCTTACACTCATTTTCACATGAGAAACATTGCAATTAATGGCATAGAATATCTGTCTCCAAAAAATGAAGTAATGTTGTTTACTTAGAACATAGAGAAGATGTTACTTATATTCTCCTCTTCTTCATCAGCAAGAATAAACTAAAAGTCTGTTCTATATCAGAGACTTTCTTCTCAAAGTAATCCTGTTGTGTGCATTGAAGAATTTGTTTTGTCAATCTAGATAAAGCTATTATTTGTATGTACCGAGAATATTACTTCTTATTGAGATCTACTTTACTTCGTAGACTGTAAATGTTCAGTTGGCTCTTATTTCGACGGACGCAGTCTTTCAAATTGAGGTCCGTAAATTCGTTTCAGAAATCGTATGTCGACAAATTCCCTTCCCATTTTCTTGATCTGTTAAGAAGGACCCACTGCCATATGTTAAAAttggaacagttgaaacttcatacAATTTTAGTATTGTGTCCTTCGTAGATGTTGCAAATACCTACCATAATTTATTCGTATCATGACACTTTTCGCGTTCCGACGATCGTTTCTTTGAAAGGTGTGTAACTACTTTTCGGAGAGAGATTCTTCTGTTCTAGCTTGGTATATAAGTCTACTAATTAATTCTGCCTCAAACTGATTCATAACATGAAAACCTTTACTCTCTTCCTAAATTATATATATGGTGTATCTAAATTAGATCTACAAGCTTTGGGATCAGATAGATAACAGGTTTTAGAAtttttaatttctgcaaataGGAAGTGtgcgaaatatattaattgtatCCTTGCTGTTTGTTATTCTGCAGGATCTGCAGCAGTTCTTGGACGAGGCGGATCATGGGGTTGTCTACTTCACGCTAGGCTCTCAGGTGCGAATGGACTCCATATCTGCGGAGAAGAGAAAGGCCCTCCTGCAAGCATTTTCTCAGCTGCCCCAGCGAGTACTGTGGAAGTGGGAAGGTGGAGAAATGTCGGACCGACCCAACAACGTCAAGATCGCCAAGTGGCTGCCACAGTATGCCGTTTTGTGTCAGTATCATAGACTCACGGACCCACTAACaaacgtggcttctttcaatatttgatttaatttagaCGTAAGGCTGAATTACTTCTGAGTAATGGCATTACTACTGTGTCCACCGAAATCGTCATTACCACAAACAACACAACTATCATTACCATCAATCTCAACGTGAAAACTAATAACACCAAAACCACCACCACAATAAACACACTATCGTTACTACCAACATCACCATGAACACTAACGACACCAAAACCACCACCGCCACAATAAAGACACTATCATTAAAACCAACATCACCATGAACACTAACGACACCGAAACCAACACTACAATAAAGACACTATCATTATAACCAATATCACCATGAACACCAACAATAACAAAACCACCACCACAATGAACACACTATCATTGCTACAAATATCACCATGAAACTAACACCAAAATCACCACAACAAACACACTATCACCAAAACTATACAACCAATACTATAACTACTCACATCACTACTAACAGTACCACCAACACTACCAAAACCATAACTTCCAACACAACAAATCACCATCACTAATCCACCAATACTACAACCAGTCACATCACTACTAACAGTACCACCAACATTACCACAACCATAACTTCTACCACACCCACACAATCACCGTCACTACCCCACCAACTTATAACCATTCACATCAATACTAACAGTACCACCGACACTATAAAACcataactactactacaaccacacAATCACTATCATTATCCTACCAATTCTATAATCACTCACATCACTATTAACAGTACCACCGACACTATAAAACCATAACTACTACTACAATCACACAATCACTATCATTATCCTACCAATTCTATAATCACTCACATCACTATTAACAGTACCACCGACACTGTCACAACCAGAATTTCTACCACAACTACACAATCACCATCACTATTCCACCAACAATACCACAACAACAGAATATCCATCACTACACCACTAACAGTACCACAACAATAGAATTACCATCACTACACTACAACACTACCACAATAACAGAATCACTGTCACTACCCCACCAACACTACCAAAACAACATACTCACCATCACTAACCTATCAACACTTCCACAACAACAGAATTACTCTCACTACCGCACCAACACTACCACAATAACAGAATTACTACCACTACCCACCAACACTACCACAACTACAGAAACGCCACCACTACCACAACAACAGAAACATCACCACTACCCCACCAACACTACCACAACAAAATCACCATCACTACCCCACCAACACTACCACAACAAAATCACCATCACTACCCCACCAACACTACCACAACAACAGAAACATCATCACTACCCCACCAACACTACCACAACAAAATCACCATCACTACCCCACCAACACTACCACAACAAAATCACCATCACTACCCCACCAACACTACCACAACAACAGAAACATCACCACTACCCCACCAATACTACCACAACAGAATCACCATCACTACCCCACCAACACTACCACAACAACAGAAACATCACCACTACCCCAccaacactaccacaacagaatcACCATCACTATGCCATCAAATGTACCACAACAACAGAATCAATATCACTATCCCATCAACACTACCACAACAACAGAATCACTGTAACTACTCCACCAACACtatcataacaacagaatcaCCACCATTACTCCTCCAATattaacacaacacaacacaacaacaGAATCACCAACACTATCACAACAACAGAATCACCAACACTATCACAACAACAGAATCACCAACACTATCACAACAACAGAATCACCAACACTATCACAACAACAGAATCACCAACACTACCCCACCAGCTTTTTATATTGTGCATAGAACGTCTACAATAATGCTCGTtccatttacatatttaataatttgtgcAGGTCATCCTGCAGTCCGCGTGTTCGTGACCCATACAGGACTGTTGGGTACCATAGAGGCCGTTGACTGTGGTGTGCCCATGGTGGCCATCCCCTTATTCGGCGACCAGGCACACAACGCCCAATGCCTCGTGTCTGCAGGTGTGGCGAAGAGACTCAATTACCATGATATCAACAATGCCAGCCTGCTGGATACTCTCAAAGAAGTGCTGGAAGTCTCCAGGTAAGCTCTGCATCCTCTGGAAAGAATTGTTCCCTGGTAGCGAGAGGGATAGAGAAAAACGTACTAAGTAGGGAGGGGCAGGAATGCATAGGGTAAGttaggatctgttggacagtcggacatgttggacactttgtactttaatgtgttacctcgccacttgtgggcaccacattctgctagaaatcaatgacggaagtagccccactcgtggctacttccgtcattgatttctagcagaatgtggtgcccacaagtggcgaggtaacacgttaaagtacaaagtgtccaacatgcccgactgtccaacagaccctaatttaccctattttgCCGATAAGTGAAGGTATTCATTTATTCCAAAATATTGAGAATTGATTTAGTTTCTTGAAAATATCTGTGTATAGTAGGTCGCTTCAAAATGCTTTGAAATAAAATAGTAGGCCCTACTCTATTCTTTCCCTCAAACTTCTCGGTATCGTCGCACTATGTGGCACGTATTCCTTCcaattttacaaaattgaaaCACACACTCTTGTCACTTTCCTTTCCAATAAATTAGTCTTAGCTTTATTATATCAAATTTATTTGATtctcttttaaaataattaattttctctttctcgttgtataaaatcttatctacaagtcaatttatcgGGGAATAATGAAAATACTAGGATATTCGATAAGttagtaatggcaacaatgctataAATCAGTgttcctagcggtgaccattgacaTCTTGTAcctactacgtaatagagcagcgattatttcataaatttacaatattgaaagtctcgaagcagccatattttgtaaatacagtggctgtttctgatttgtagcaaACAATACTGTCCTAAAGGTACGAACGAAGGTACTTCAtaaaaaatccaagttgcaagagaaaaacatgcaactcagtggtTTAGGTCACTACAAGAAGCCTGTAGGAGAGAAATTATACCATACTGAACGCTTGCAAGTTGGGGTGGGAGCGagacattcgctttcaatcaggAGTTGACGTCTgtagagctttagattgatcagtgagagagatatccagaaatgctgctgcacgTGGAATCCGCCGTCTTCCATGAATTTGGCAACgcattgttgacatggcaggggaCTATATTTatagtatgtaatgtcaaaagtaacctaaataaatttagtgtgactatgttgtcattacttttcTAGTGTCCTAATAGTTTAGAACAAGATTAATAGGTAATTACTGAAATGAAAACCACACAGCGATGATTTAAATTTCTAATTGAAAAAGCAAGACGATTTATTTTTACCTAcagaattgtttatacttttggcGTAAAAATCTATACTCAACCTACAaggagaataattttattttaacttttttacatgaaaggtttTCTCTAACGTCACTCGTATCATGGAAACGGGAGTGTACTGCAGAACACAATATTAGTTTTCTATACTCCTGCATTACTAGTGCACAATCCTGTCTATAAATAACATAATGAGCTCCTCAGTACACAATAAATCCAGCAGCAGGGCATCTTGCTGCTATCGTTCATGTTATGAACACAAGATAGgaaaaagtctctcctgaaatatattacattttggtGATGGGATTTTATTCTGGGGGATtcaaatctatttcaatattatcgCGGAAACAAATGTTTATGGTACGTTATTCTTGAAAGAGAAGGAGTTAGTTTTGACATGCCGTCTGTTGTAGAGCGATTTCTCGTAAATTCTTTtatgaattttgtttatattaagtcaatttgTCATACTTGTTGCCATGTCATCCACAAATTGGTCTTGGAATTGCTAGTCTGTCAGTTTAGAAGCTTTATTTCTGTAATAGGCCTATCCATTT
This genomic interval carries:
- the LOC138699636 gene encoding UDP-glucosyltransferase 2-like, whose product is MPRLVLSSTLFFVSLHIATSARILGLFPYGSKSHFIVAGALLKGLASRGHEVYVLSHFPLKNPVANYTDISLVGSTPTTVNSLPVEDVASSTVSANMAGIIKLGIDACENALVFPAVQNLFKSNQKFDLIITEFFNTDCILGFVHKFKVPYIAIGTSVILPWTNSRFGNPDNPSYMPTQFSDSCDRMSFPERLLNTLHEEVLKWVYDFYITRPSQVMARRFFGESLPPLEDLAMNASLLLLNTHFSISKPRPFVPAIVEVAGIHLSEAQKLPQDLQQFLDEADHGVVYFTLGSQVRMDSISAEKRKALLQAFSQLPQRVLWKWEGGEMSDRPNNVKIAKWLPQYAVLCHPAVRVFVTHTGLLGTIEAVDCGVPMVAIPLFGDQAHNAQCLVSAGVAKRLNYHDINNASLLDTLKEVLEVSSYSENAARLQRIFRDRPLTPLDNAIFWTEYVIRNGGATHMRSAALDLSWYEYLLLDVVTMLFLSIMSVVLLLCYLIKALLRILRSTNDNSYVKKIN